Proteins encoded by one window of Acetivibrio thermocellus ATCC 27405:
- a CDS encoding tRNA-guanine transglycosylase, with product MIFKRSFRLNRGYEVRLPVFIPVYRPGFSINTLEAWHGEPEIEACMVNAFLLYKDKEKRRMFEEGMDLRQYVGGFEGLLCTDSGAFQGFRGSVYLNNKEIVKFQDMIKTDVAAPLDLVTPPGDNRTTAEKKLISTQKRTQEALKLVNYSILAGIQQGGRFLDLRQRSIRELMQMGVRYFGLGSLVPFFNKNHDLKFVGKVIMDAREAVGEEYPIHVYGAGDPLEIPFLVYFGANIFDSSSYAHYANSKFYMTPYGAVNQLELLEQIGYVCNCPICSSHGAEENVMSNTENLSAHNLWTICHVIEEIRFALDNDTLEKMISDILEKHQLIFPGSMLKSSFIELTG from the coding sequence ATGATATTTAAAAGGTCATTTAGGTTGAACAGAGGGTATGAAGTCCGGCTTCCGGTTTTTATACCGGTTTACAGGCCCGGCTTTTCAATCAATACACTTGAAGCCTGGCATGGGGAGCCTGAAATTGAGGCGTGCATGGTAAATGCCTTTTTGTTGTACAAAGATAAGGAAAAGAGAAGAATGTTTGAGGAAGGAATGGACTTGCGTCAGTATGTCGGAGGGTTTGAAGGCTTATTATGTACAGATTCGGGCGCATTCCAGGGTTTTAGAGGTTCGGTTTATCTGAACAACAAGGAAATTGTAAAATTTCAGGATATGATTAAGACAGATGTTGCTGCTCCGCTGGATTTGGTAACTCCTCCCGGAGATAACAGAACTACTGCGGAAAAGAAGTTGATATCCACTCAAAAAAGGACGCAGGAAGCGCTTAAACTGGTTAATTACTCGATACTGGCAGGTATCCAGCAGGGAGGAAGATTTCTTGATTTGAGGCAAAGAAGCATCAGAGAATTAATGCAAATGGGAGTTAGATATTTTGGACTGGGAAGTTTAGTACCTTTTTTCAATAAAAACCACGATTTAAAGTTCGTTGGCAAGGTTATAATGGATGCCAGGGAGGCAGTGGGGGAAGAGTACCCGATTCATGTTTATGGGGCCGGTGATCCTCTGGAGATTCCTTTTTTGGTTTACTTTGGAGCAAATATATTTGATTCATCTTCATATGCCCATTATGCCAATTCAAAATTTTATATGACCCCATATGGTGCGGTCAATCAATTGGAGCTACTTGAGCAAATAGGTTATGTTTGTAATTGTCCGATTTGTTCTTCTCATGGAGCGGAAGAAAATGTTATGAGCAATACAGAAAATCTTTCAGCCCATAATTTGTGGACTATTTGTCATGTTATAGAAGAAATCAGATTTGCATTGGACAATGATACGCTGGAAAAAATGATTTCCGACATTCTCGAAAAACATCAATTAATATTTCCGGGAAGTATGCTTAAGAGTTCTTTTATTGAATTAACGGGCTGA